The following proteins are co-located in the Phyllostomus discolor isolate MPI-MPIP mPhyDis1 chromosome 1, mPhyDis1.pri.v3, whole genome shotgun sequence genome:
- the PTF1A gene encoding pancreas transcription factor 1 subunit alpha — MDAVLLEHFPGGLDAFPSPYFDEEDFFTDQSSRDPLEDGDELLAEEQAEVEFLSHQLHEYCYRDGACLLLQSAPSDAPHALALPPSGDRGEPDCGGGSYCCEAGAPPGGFPYSPGSSPPCLAYPCAGAAVLSPGAQLRGLNGAAAAARRRRRVRSEAELQQLRQAANVRERRRMQSINDAFEGLRSHIPTLPYEKRLSKVDTLRLAIGYINFLSELVQADLPLRGGGAGGGRGSCGGGRLGGDSPGSQAQKVIICHRGTRSPSPSDPDYGLPPLAGHSLSWTDEKQLKEQNIIRTAKVWTPEDPRKLNSKSSFNNIENEPHFEFVS; from the exons ATGGACGCGGTGCTGCTAGAGCACTTCCCCGGGGGCCTTGACGCCTTCCCGTCTCCTTACTTTGATGAGGAGGACTTCTTCACCGACCAGTCCTCTCGGGACCCTCTAGAGGATGGCGATGAGTTGCTGGCTGAAGAACAGGCCGAGGTGGAGTTCCTCAGCCACCAGCTGCACGAATACTGCTACCGGGACGGGGCGTGCCTGCTGCTGCAGTCCGCGCCCTCGGACGCCCCTCACGCACTTGCCCTGCCACCCTCCGGGGACCGGGGCGAGCCTGATTGCGGTGGCGGTAGCTACTGCTGCGAGGCGGGGGCGCCCCCCGGCGGCTTCCCCTACTCGCCCGGCTCGTCACCCCCTTGCCTGGCCTATCCGTGTGCTGGGGCTGCGGTGCTGTCCCCGGGGGCCCAGCTGCGGGGCTTGAACGGGGCTGCGGCTGCGGCACGGCGGAGGCGGCGGGTGCGCTCGGAGGCGGAGCTGCAGCAGCTGCGGCAGGCGGCCAACGTGCGCGAACGGCGGCGCATGCAGTCCATCAACGATGCCTTCGAGGGGCTGCGCTCTCACATCCCCACGCTGCCCTACGAAAAGCGCCTTTCCAAGGTGGATACGCTGCGCCTGGCCATCGGTTACATCAACTTCCTCAGCGAGTTGGTGCAGGCCGACTTGCCACTgcgcggcggcggcgcggggggCGGCCGGGGGTCCTGTGGTGGCGGACGCCTGGGCGGGGACAGCCCGGGGAGCCAGGCCCAGAAGGTCATCATCTGCCATCGGGGCACCC GGTCCCCCTCCCCGAGCGACCCGGATTACGGCCTCCCTCCCCTCGCGGGACACTCTCTCTCATGGACTGATGAAAAACAACTCAAGGAACAAAATATTATCCGAACAGCCAAAGTGTGGACCCCAGAGGACCCTAGAAAACTCAACAGCAAATCTTCCTTCAACAACATAGAAAACGAACCGCACTTTGAGTTTGTGTCCTGA